In the Rhinoraja longicauda isolate Sanriku21f chromosome 40, sRhiLon1.1, whole genome shotgun sequence genome, one interval contains:
- the LOC144611480 gene encoding heme-binding protein 1-like: MFGMLKNLMFSQIEQRPSQRLSSGSQGGVSYEERRYESGNYASVTISGKPFDVGSGEGALKLLKYLGGSNEEGLQMGMTAPVSMGVRPSEEGGLQPTVEVQVRIPAQFQENAPKPTDESIEIRRVEGFTVYATQFGGYAKEAHYVEYAGKLQEVLGETQSYHRDAYLCAGYDPPVKPLGRRNEVWFLKQEDGSTGARPGSQ; encoded by the exons ATGTTTGGGATGTTAAAAAACTTGATGTTCAGCCAGATTGAACAGAGACCGAGTCAGAGGCTGAGCTCGGGATCCCAG ggaggggtgagctaCGAGGAGAGGAGATATGAGTCGGGTAATTACGCCAGTGTGACCATCAGTGGAAAACCATTCGATGTGGGATCGGGCGAAGGAGCCTTAAAACTGCTCAAGTATCTCGGAGGAAGCAACGAGGAAG GCCTGCAGATGGGGATGACAGCTCCGGTCAGTATGGGGGTGCGTCCGAGCGAGGAGGGGGGGCTGCAGCCCACCGTCGAGGTGCAGGTTCGCATTCCCGCCCAATTCCAGGAGAACGCCCCCAAGCCGACGGACGAGAGCATCGAGATCAGACGTGTGGAGGGGTTCACGGTCTACGCCAC GCAGTTTGGGGGCTACGCCAAGGAGGCCCATTACGTGGAGTACGCGGGGAAGCTGCAGGAGGTGCTGGGAGAGACGCAGAGCTACCACCGAGACGCGTACCTGTGCGCCGGCTACGACCCCCCGGTGAAGCCCCTCGGCCGCAGGAACGAAGTGTGGTTCTTGAAGCAGGAGGACGGGTCGACGGGCGCAAGGCCCGGCTCGCAGTGA
- the fmc1 gene encoding protein FMC1 homolog has translation MAAPPWRVLRALLKELRFRDPGGDNYRRTAAYKYITEQFHKNKVTSEKLCRAQQELIHQASIYLCLLQSVRHHQALHQEYHGKGELSHQQLAQQIGFKLPHQPGGKGWEK, from the exons ATGGCGGCTCCTCCGTGGCGGGTGTTGCGGGCGCTGCTGAAGGAGCTGAGGTTCCGGGACCCGGGGGGCGACAATTACCGCCGCACCGCCGCCTACAAGTACATCACCGAGCAGTTCCACAAGAACAAG GTGACCAGTGAGAAGTTGTGCCGAGCCCAGCAGGAGCTGATACACCAGGCCTCCATCTACCTGTGCTTGCTGCAGAGTGTGCGGCACCACCAGGCTCTGCACCAGGAGTACCACGGCAAGGGGGAGCTCTCGCACCAACAACTGGCACAGCAGATCGGATTCAAGCTACCACACCAACCAGGGGGCAAAGGCTGGGAGAAGTGA